The sequence TCGCCTCGATATTGCGAGGCTGAGGTTTCGTAGGTCTGGGCCGATATATGGCATCGCCTGCCACGATGGCGTTCCCACTGAGTGCGCAGATGCCACGTCTGCGCGCGGTACAGCGTCGCCAGATCTGTTCGACATAGCAGCAGGCAGTCGGATCGCGCCAGTCGATCGTGGCGCCGGCCCGGCCGTGCCGCTCCAATACCGTGATGGTGCAGGTCCGATAAGTACCGTCGCGGTAGTCCCGGCGGATGGGGCGATGATTCAGCGCCTCGATGGGGTGATCCTGACTGAGTTGCGCCATCGTGTGGCACCAGGGGAGGTCTGCTTCGAGGACATCATGCATGATGCGACTCCTTCGAACAATCGTGATGATTGGGAGAACCTGAGCAAGGCAGGCGTCTTCGAAACAGATGGCGTTCGAACGCGTTTGCGCATCCTACCTTTGCATCGATGGTATTCAGCGAAAGCAACGGCGGCTATTACATAAAACTGGAGCCAACGCTGCATTGCTCAGACAACATGGATGGCGAAGCCGTGTGTGAGAGATTGCGCGTGGACGATCCATCGAGGTGGCCCGATTCGGTCTAAGCGCCCACCGCCTGTTGAGACGACGCGAAAGGACTCACGGGAAGTACAACGCTGAACGTCGCTCCGAAGCTGGGGTTATTGGATGCGCTAAGCCGGCCTTCATGGGCTTCGACAATCGAGCGGGACACCGCGAGGCCGATTCCCATTCCTTTCGCCTTGGTGGTGACGAAGGCGTCGAAGATGCTTTCCGCTTCGGGGATGCCGGAGCGACTTCGAGTAGAACGGAGCGCGCGTCCTGAGGGCACGCCGTGATGAGGATTTTCGGCAGGCGCCCCGTGTTCTCCGTCGCTTCGATTCCATTGACGATGAGGTTAATCAGAACCTGCTGGATCTGTATCTGGTCCACGAAAACGGTGGGCAGACCATCGGGCAAGTTTCAGCTGAGTCTTTCTAAGCCGGTCTTCAGCGCGCTTCGGTTCGTCGATATCGAAGCTGAGTCCATACCACTTCACAATTTTTCCGTTCGCGTTGCGCATGGCGGTGGCCTTGCATTGGAACCAGCGATAGGTACCGTCCAGTGCACGGAACCGATGGATCGAATCGTACGCGGCGCCCGTCTTGAGGGACCTCCGCCAGGCTCGCCTGGTCGCGGTCTCGTCTTCCGGGTGCAGCAGGTCGAACCAGCCGTTCTTCCTGAGTTCATCATGCCGCCGCCCTGTGTACTCTTCGGCGCGCCGGTTGACATACTCGATCCGGCCACGCGAATCTGTACACCAGAGCAGGCCGGGTACGGTTTCCGTAAGCCAGTTCAACTGGTTTTCCCGGTCCCGGATGCACCGATAGTCTTCCGCCCCGGTTTCGTCGTCCAACGGGGACGTCGGGCAGGGCTGTCGCGAGCGCTGCGACACGAATTCGGCGCAAATCCATGCAGCGACAATGGCGGTGCCAGCGCGGATGATTGAACTGGAACCGAGGGCGGGATGGTGAGCGCCGAGCGTCACGACGGCTATGCCGAGCGAAGCGAAGCCTGCGCCTAGTCTGCCAAAGCCGCGGCCGAGGAAACGCGTAAAGAGAACCACGAGGAGCAGGCTGAGACAGCCGGCTATCGGCTCGAGTATTCCTGCCGTTGCGCAAGCGCCGGATACAGCGACGAGGAGGGCGGCAACCCGAAACGAACGTGAGATTCGCATGCTAAGCAAGTCACCATCGAGTTCATCAGCTCACCGCACGCTTTCGGCTATCAACGCCGTGCCTGTTGGGGGCGATGAGGCGTTTTCTTCGCTAGCCGGCGCGAGACGCTGAAGCGGCGATCTTACGTCGTTCTGCCCGGTCGGGACATTACATAAATATGGGATCCGATACGCAGTCGAAGTGCTTTGGGCTGGTGTTTTAAATGGCTATAATTTTCACGGCGGGTCCGCATTCTGCGGCGATGTTTCGCCCA comes from Burkholderia sp. GAS332 and encodes:
- a CDS encoding PAS domain S-box-containing protein (manually curated) translates to MRISRSFRVAALLVAVSGACATAGILEPIAGCLSLLLVVLFTRFLGRGFGRLGAGFASLGIAVVTLGAHHPALGSSSIIRAGTAIVAAWICAEFVSQRSRQPCPTSPLDDETGAEDYRCIRDRENQLNWLTETVPGLLWCTDSRGRIEYVNRRAEEYTGRRHDELRKNGWFDLLHPEDETATRRAWRRSLKTGAAYDSIHRFRALDGTYRWFQCKATAMRNANGKIVKWYGLSFDIDEPKRAEDRLRKTQLKLARWSAHRFRGPDTDPAGSD